A window of Maioricimonas rarisocia genomic DNA:
GGGGATCAGCAGCCTGCTGCAGACCGGCTATCAGATGGTGACTGCGACCGCCTCGGCAGCGACATCGGCCGTGTCGACCACAGTTTCCGGTGTGGCAACAGGTGCTCAGGCGGCCGGCTCCATGGCAGCCAGCGCAGCGGACACCCGTGTCGGCGAGAACATCAAGGCCCGCCTCAAGCGCCGGGCCGCTTCGGTCGTCGCCCGCTCGGAAGCCCAGGGAGGTGCCGAAGTCACGCAGGAAGAAGCCCGGTCGGCCATCGAATCGCTCGACACTCAGACCCTGCAGGAGATTGCCACACACATCACGCTGGGTGAACTGACCGCCGCGCGGGAAGCACTCGCTCAGGAGACGAACCTCTCCGACAACGAGGTACGCGAGATCATCCAGGGCATCGAAAACGAGTTCGAGCAGCAGCTCGGCACCGAGGAGAACGATCAGGCGCTCGTGGGAGACGTCGCCAACGCCATCCAGCGTCAGACCGCCGACTATGTCGCCGATCTCGATGCCGCTGGCGGCGCGCAGGTCACGCAGCGGAATGTCCGTCGGGCCCTCGAACAGCTCGATCCACAGACACTGCAGACCGTCTCGATGCGACTGATGAGCGGCGACACCCAGGCCGCCAAGGACACCCTCACCGCCAACACCAACCTGACGTCCCGGCAGATCAACGACATCGTCGAAGGCGTCAACGCCGACGTGTCACGGACCGTCGAGCGCTATCAGGAACAGGCCGCGCAGGCGGTCGAAGCCGCCTCCACCTACACCCAGGCCGTGCTGTGGAGCGTCTTTCTGGCAACAGCAATGGGACTGGCCGTCAGCCTTCTGGGCGGCTGGCTCGGTGCCGATTCGTCCCGCCGCCTGTACGTCGAAACGCACCATAAGGTCGCGTAAGGCGGGCTCGCCTGATTGATGTGGTGGACGCCGTGCTCACGGGCCCGGCTGCCACCTCCAAAAGACACGAAACATACCTTCTCGAAGGATACTCACATGCGTCTGGGAATCATTGGACTGGTACTGCTGATCCTGCTTGTCGCCGCGTTGCTGCAGAACGTCTACATCGGCGGCCTGGGCGGCCTGATCCTTCTCGTGCTGCTGATCCTGCTGCTGATGGGCCGCATCTGAAACGCACGACCGATGACTCGCTCCACTGATCGACATCACTGACGTCCAGGCCCGGGCCGGCACATCCGCCAGCTCGGGCCTGTTTCTCGTAGCCGGATCATCCCCGAGCCGTCCCTTCACTGCCTCGCGAAACGTCGGCCGCCTGATGGCTGCTCAAGGAGACTCCCATGCTGTCAAAGCACCTGTTCCTGACTCTGTTCGTCATTCTGCTTGCGGGAGCCGGCACCGCCGTCGGCCAGACCAGCGAAGAACACGATGTCGTCACGCTCACGGCGGAAGAACTCGGACCGTTCCGCCCGGAACAACGTCCGACACTCGACCGCGTCGAACAGCTGATCGTCCAGAAGACCAACGCCTTCCGCAGCGACCATGACCTGCCGAAGGTCTCGAAAGACGGGATCCTGCAGCAGACGGCCCGCGATTTCGCCGACTATATGGCCCGCACCGACCGCTACGGACATCAGGCGGATGACCGTACCCCTTCCGAACGGGCCCGGGCGCACGAGTACCCGATGTGCCAGATTGCCGAGAACATCGCCTACTTCTTCGCGACCGAAGGATTCGCGACGCAGGAACTGGCAGAGAAAGCCGTGCAGGGCTGGATCGACTCGCCGCCGCACAGAAAGAACATGCTGCTCGAGCACGTCACCGAGATCGGCGTCGGCGTGGCACAGAGTGAACAGACCGGCGTCTTTTACGCCGTCCAGTTGTTCGGTCGCCCGAAGTCCGAGGCGATCCGCTTCCGTCTGAAGAACACCACCGAACAGGAGCTGAAGTACCAGCTCGGAGAACGCTCCTACACGCTTGCTCCGCGGTACATCCGCACGCACCAGATGTGCGTCCCCGGCAAGCTGTCGCTGAAAACGGAAAGCGGCAAGACCATCAGCCACCTTCCGGACGACGGCGACCGCTTCGTCGCGGCCGTCGAAGACGGCACACTTGTCCTGCAGAAGCAAAAGATGGAGTGAGCAGGCCGAGAGTCGCGGATGGACGACAATCAGCTCAAGCCCACCCGCCGCGTCCGGTGGGTAGAAAACGCCGGTGCCATAACGTCGCGGCACAGCCGAGTGGCCATGCTCTGGCTCACGCCGGACGTTGTCATACCAGCACGAAGCGCCAGCGAGTGTCGCCGCCGGCCATCCGACGAAGATTCCCCGGGCCGCGACCTGACGGAGTGGAATGCCTGCCCCACCCCACGGCCGCGCTACGCCCCTCTTCCGTCGACTGCTATCCTGTTCCCAACGACCGGCCTGTTTCCGGCCTCGCTGCAGCCGCGCTCCATCGGCCGCTGCCTTCCCTTGCCCCGGAATCTTCGCCGGTACGTGACGAGAGTGAACAGGGACGAGCGTGGCAACGTCGAATCGAACACGAACAGTGAGTCTGGCCGGCTTTCTGCTGGGAATCGTGCTGGCGGTGCTGGGACTCTATCTCCTCCGATCCGGGCCGTCCGCTGATGCACCCACCGATGACGTGACCATCGCCGCCGCCCGCCAGGCCCTGAAGCAGCAGCAACTCGACGAGGCAGCCCGCATCTGTCAGGAACTGCTCGCCGCTTCTCCCGACGATCCCGATGCACTGCTGCTGGCCGGCGAACTGGCCGTCCGAGCTGACCGGCCGCGCGAAGCCGTCGCTCTGTACCGTCGCGTTCCCGAATCGGCGACCGACGCGTTCATCACCGCCCGCCTCGCAGCCGGCGAAGTCTGGCGCGACGCCGGCAACTGGTCCGAAGCCGCGGACGAATACCGCCAGGTGCTCGACGCCGATCCCGACAACGTCTTCGCCATCGAACGGATGGCCTTCGTCCTCGAACAGCAGGGACGGCATGACGAGGCCCGTCGCTACTGGTTCGAGACTGTCCGACTGCAGCACTTCGGCGTCACCGCTCTGATCCTGCTGGCAAGCGAAGAGTCCCATGTCAGCCAGTCGGACGAGACAGAGGCGGGCAGCGATGCAGGGAAGCTTCCGCCGCTGGTCGCCGCCGCACGTGCCGCGAAGAACCAGCAGTGGGACGACGCCATCAAGGTCCTGCAGCGTGCTGTTGAAATATCGCCCGCCGACGTTGCCCTACATGCCCGACTCGGCCGGCTGCTGGCCGATCACCATCCGGACCGCATTCCAGACTGGAACGAACACCTCCCCGCCGCCGCCCACGATCATCCGGACGTCTGGGTAACTCGCGGAATGTGGGCCCGCACGAACGGTCAGCCCCCCGCGGCGGCACGCTGCTACTGGGAGGCGGCACGGCGCGATCCGAACCACCGCGTGGCGGTCTATCAGCTCAGCCAGGCTCTGACCGGCACCGAAGTCGCCGCCGCTGTCACTCCTCTTACCAGTCGTGCCGAACAGCTGCAGCAACTGACCGTCGCTCTCAACCGGGTCAGCAAAGGGGGCCCGCAACCCCAGCAGCTCGTTGTCGTCGCTGCCCTGATGGACCAGCTGCATCGGCCGTGGGAAGCCTGGGCCTGGTACACCGCCGCTGCACAGCAGCTCCCCCCGCAGTCCCCCGCCCATCGTCGGCGTCAGGAACTCGCCTCGCAGCTCCACGCCGACGCGCCGCAGACACTCGTTCACCAGACCGCCATCGGAACGCTCGACCTCTCCGACTGGCCTCTCCCCCGCTGGCCCTCAACCTCCGCTGCCGAAACCACGCCGCTCGCTGCTGACGCCGGCACCGACGGCTGGCGATTCGAGGATGTGGCGGCAGAAGTGGGACTCGAGTTTTCCTACCTCAACGGCGGCAATCCGAACGAGGAAGGGATGCGGATGTTCGAGTTCACCGGCGGAGGGATCGCCCTGCTCGACTACGACCGCGACGGCTGGCCCGACATTCACCTGGCCCAGGGAACTGACTGGCCCCCCGAAAACAGCGACACCGCTCCGGTCGACGCGCTGTTCCGGAACCGCGAGGG
This region includes:
- a CDS encoding CAP domain-containing protein; the encoded protein is MLSKHLFLTLFVILLAGAGTAVGQTSEEHDVVTLTAEELGPFRPEQRPTLDRVEQLIVQKTNAFRSDHDLPKVSKDGILQQTARDFADYMARTDRYGHQADDRTPSERARAHEYPMCQIAENIAYFFATEGFATQELAEKAVQGWIDSPPHRKNMLLEHVTEIGVGVAQSEQTGVFYAVQLFGRPKSEAIRFRLKNTTEQELKYQLGERSYTLAPRYIRTHQMCVPGKLSLKTESGKTISHLPDDGDRFVAAVEDGTLVLQKQKME
- a CDS encoding FG-GAP-like repeat-containing protein; protein product: MSLAGFLLGIVLAVLGLYLLRSGPSADAPTDDVTIAAARQALKQQQLDEAARICQELLAASPDDPDALLLAGELAVRADRPREAVALYRRVPESATDAFITARLAAGEVWRDAGNWSEAADEYRQVLDADPDNVFAIERMAFVLEQQGRHDEARRYWFETVRLQHFGVTALILLASEESHVSQSDETEAGSDAGKLPPLVAAARAAKNQQWDDAIKVLQRAVEISPADVALHARLGRLLADHHPDRIPDWNEHLPAAAHDHPDVWVTRGMWARTNGQPPAAARCYWEAARRDPNHRVAVYQLSQALTGTEVAAAVTPLTSRAEQLQQLTVALNRVSKGGPQPQQLVVVAALMDQLHRPWEAWAWYTAAAQQLPPQSPAHRRRQELASQLHADAPQTLVHQTAIGTLDLSDWPLPRWPSTSAAETTPLAADAGTDGWRFEDVAAEVGLEFSYLNGGNPNEEGMRMFEFTGGGIALLDYDRDGWPDIHLAQGTDWPPENSDTAPVDALFRNREGNQFTNVAVAARLADDAFSQGVATGDFNHDGWPDLYIAAIGQNRLYVNNGDGTFSDVTADIDAPDEQWTTSCLMVDLNGDDHVDLLDVNYLTGDDVFTRMCDFDGHRRSCAPAAFPSAADVLWLGDGTGKFQRADLSDGDFGNQPHPGLGAVAFMTEQTESPALFIANDATPNGFYQFEQNEDGETVTGDQALVSGLALDRDGRAQACMGIAGSDVNGDGRLDLFVTNYYDESNTLYVQNETGLFTDATRQFRLREPSLRWLGFGTQFLDVDLDGRDDLLIANGHVDDFSFQGIPFQMPAQLFRNIDGKQFSEVTPDRAGDYFTRRLLGRAIATGDWNRDGRVDAVVQHLDAPAALLNNQTAPVGQPLTVRLAPRRSPRDGYGTQAWLREGDSPPRYRQLVAGSGYQAQNEPALFFARTSPASKSPAKLRVRWRSGTEQTVTVPEDVEEIIVVEDEPAVLPVR